The sequence GATAGGCCCCTCGGGGATCTCGCCTCTCGCCTCTGAAAACTCCACTCGCCACGGGCCTAACCCAGAATCCCCTGGGACGGTGGACCCTCCGCGGTCCAAGACGCCTCCTGTGGTCTCCCCTGAGGCCTCGCCCCCTGACTTCACTGAGACCCCCAACCCTGACCTCCAGGAAAGCCTGCACCCAGAGTTCCCCGAGACCCCCCAGCCTCACCCCGTCAAAACCTCCCTCTCAGAATTCCCAGAGACCGCAAGACCTAACTCCTCGAAGACAACACACCCAGAACCTTCTGCGACCCCCAAACCTGACCCGACTGAAACCCCACACCAAATACTCCCCGACAGCCCCCAACCTAAACCCTCCAAAGCGTCACCCCCAGAATCTCCAGAGACCCCAAACCCTGACCCAACGGAAACTCTGCGCCAAGACTCCCCTGGGCTGCCCAGACTCAATTCCACTGAAATTCCACGCACGGAAGTCCCTGAGGCCCCAGACCCTGACCCCACCAAGACCCTCGACCCCAAATTTCTGGAGACCCATGATGGGGACACAACCGAGTCCCCAAACTCTGAAATCTCCCAGCCCCCCCATCCTGACCCTAGCGAACCCCCCCACCCAGAATCCCACGGGACGCACAACCCCAGCCCCACTGAAGTGCCCCAAACAGAACGCCCTACACCCCACTACCCAGACACAACCGAAATGCCCATGACCTCTGACCCTGAACTCGCCACTCATTTCCCAGAAACTCCTGCACCCTCCGGGGATGAAACTACTGCCCTAAACGAGGTGCCCCTGAACCCCAAACCGGAACCCCTTGTGGCCACCCAGCCCGGCTCCCCTAAACTGCCCGCCTCAGATTCTCCGGGGACCGTTGAGCCGAAGGGCTCCCAGAACCCTGGCCCCGCTCCTCCCTCAGCCCGGATGGCAGGGCCCCCCAACCAGTCGGCCCCCGCCACTCCGCGGGCCCCCCAGCGGCGCGGCCGAGGCGAGAGAGTCGACACGATCATCGTGGTGGAGCGGGTGGAGGAGGCCGGTGAGCGGGGCGCCGACGCCCGGGTCTGCGGGAGGagcggcggggggcgcgggctcgggggctggggaggagggggctcgGGGCTGAGGCTCCTCGGGCCCCCGGGCCTCTGCCCCCGCAGGCGTGACTCTGGTGGGCCGCCCGCGGGGCGCGACGGGCGGCGCCCTGTGCCTCTTCCTGGCGGGGACCGGGCTGCTGGTCGgcgtgctgctgctgctgtggtgCCTCTACCGCCGCGCGGCGCGGCAGCGGCCCTTCGCGCACCACCGGCTCCCGGACGACGCGGACGAGCCGGGTGAGCGCCCGCGCGCCTGCCGCGGGGTGCCCGGGCCGGGCGGGCGGGGCTGCCGCTGTCCCAGGTCCTTAGAAGCCCGCGGCCTCGGGGCCGGGCCCTGCCCCCTGATTCCCAGGAATTTCACGCGCCCGCCCAGGCCCCGCAGGGGATGCGGCGGGTGGGAGCCCCGGGCCCCCCGAGCCCCGCCCTCCCCTAGCCCCGCCCCTCCgctgcaggccccgcccccgcctctCCAGGGGCCCCTGCCCCTCCGGGTGAAAACCCGGTGCCGATGGGTGGGCAGAGACCTCTCTCGGGCCTCCTCAT is a genomic window of Dasypus novemcinctus isolate mDasNov1 chromosome 18, mDasNov1.1.hap2, whole genome shotgun sequence containing:
- the GFY gene encoding LOW QUALITY PROTEIN: Golgi-associated olfactory signaling regulator (The sequence of the model RefSeq protein was modified relative to this genomic sequence to represent the inferred CDS: deleted 1 base in 1 codon), encoding MKRFSRMLFLLLSLPAVLGSTAAPSASPSDLPEIGPSGISPLASENSTRHGPNPESPGTVDPPRSKTPPVVSPEASPPDFTETPNPDLQESLHPEFPETPQPHPVKTSLSEFPETARPNSSKTTHPEPSATPKPDPTETPHQILPDSPQPKPSKASPPESPETPNPDPTETLRQDSPGLPRLNSTEIPRTEVPEAPDPDPTKTLDPKFLETHDGDTTESPNSEISQPPHPDPSEPPHPESHGTHNPSPTEVPQTERPTPHYPDTTEMPMTSDPELATHFPETPAPSGDETTALNEVPLNPKPEPLVATQPGSPKLPASDSPGTVEPKGSQNPGPAPPSARMAGPPNQSAPATPRAPQRRGRGERVDTIIVVERVEEAGVTLVGRPRGATGGALCLFLAGTGLLVGVLLLLWCLYRRAARQRPFAHHRLPDDADEPVLHLDAPKDPYDLYFYAPDAWVPSHIATKQPPPTPPLPPKLPPPPRGGLPQRLEALSPAALPNNFV